One genomic segment of Chitinophaga sancti includes these proteins:
- a CDS encoding glycoside hydrolase family 31 protein translates to MIRSIVTIICLYVIMPARAQQFTRLQHAFQIHTATQSFQLEFCTPSMFRVSYGVPFKESLMVNRYDWDSVDVRVNSEGGRLELSTASLRLIISAAGHLEVYSSNGQLLSSEKNADSLGVKKVLQSDEHFFGFGERMDFLDQRGKKVQMEVGRGKEKPHIVGAYNVLQANYSPVPFFMSTKGYGIFLHTTYNSTWDMGNTESDAYSFSAAQGPLEYYFIYGPQFTGILDLYTRLTGKSPLLPQFALGLHVGTYSGGTWGHEELTSAAYVIELARRFRKMGIPVDILFLDSTWRQFGKNGGKGATSFEWRETFHNPKAMFDTLYSLHYNMVGLHIRPRIDNGTRFKLLDTARELHYTYPEANNPGEFINYFDTAAVSWWWNHAAMKVAAIGARFFKTDEGSAFGALANESAKTGPGGPEAQRLHNVFPIAYAKAAYEQFGAYNQLRGLNQTREGYAGIQRFPFIFAGDWPSQWQYFGPVIKAGLNIGVSGVGYWAHCMGGFEQPADPELYIRWVQFGMLSPVALLFGMDHPGYKEPWRYGKEATDIFKQYDELRYSLLPYLYSASYHQYKTGTPIMQALVLAYQDDVNVYNITDQYLLGEHIMVCPVTEKGAATRVVYLPKGEWIDYWTGKHYDGKSYLNAVCPLDKVPIFIKAGGIIPKQQVVQYVGQRVIDNVILEVYPGIGSTDLYTDDGKSLQYQQGICSITHIDQRTENGGCRIHISAPEGKYNSPTKTFTLRVHVEKAPANGKGKYDATHQVYTIEGIDATKENTIVIN, encoded by the coding sequence ATGATCAGGTCAATAGTTACGATTATTTGTTTGTATGTGATAATGCCGGCCCGGGCACAGCAATTTACCCGGCTACAGCATGCATTTCAAATTCACACCGCTACGCAATCCTTTCAGCTGGAATTTTGTACACCGTCCATGTTCAGGGTCAGCTATGGGGTGCCTTTCAAAGAGTCATTGATGGTGAACAGGTACGACTGGGATAGTGTGGATGTACGGGTCAATAGCGAGGGGGGCAGGCTGGAACTCAGCACTGCCAGTCTTCGGCTCATCATCAGTGCTGCCGGCCACCTGGAAGTCTATTCCTCCAATGGTCAGCTCCTTTCTTCCGAAAAAAACGCAGATTCCCTTGGGGTGAAAAAGGTGCTTCAATCCGATGAGCACTTCTTTGGTTTTGGGGAGCGGATGGACTTCCTGGATCAGCGCGGTAAGAAAGTACAAATGGAAGTAGGCAGGGGAAAAGAGAAGCCACATATCGTGGGTGCTTACAATGTGCTGCAGGCGAATTATAGTCCGGTACCTTTCTTCATGAGTACGAAAGGCTACGGCATTTTCCTGCATACCACCTATAATTCCACCTGGGATATGGGAAATACGGAATCAGATGCATATAGCTTTTCTGCCGCTCAGGGGCCGCTGGAATATTATTTTATATATGGCCCTCAGTTTACGGGGATACTGGATCTGTATACCCGGTTGACCGGCAAGTCGCCCTTACTGCCACAATTTGCCCTCGGTCTGCATGTGGGCACTTATAGTGGAGGTACCTGGGGGCATGAGGAACTGACTTCTGCTGCGTATGTGATTGAACTGGCCCGCAGATTTAGAAAAATGGGTATTCCTGTAGATATCCTCTTCCTGGATTCTACATGGAGACAGTTTGGAAAGAATGGGGGAAAGGGGGCTACTTCTTTTGAATGGAGAGAGACCTTTCATAACCCGAAAGCGATGTTCGACACCCTGTATAGTTTGCATTACAACATGGTGGGGCTGCACATTCGCCCAAGGATAGACAATGGCACCCGGTTTAAATTGTTAGACACGGCCAGAGAATTACATTATACCTACCCGGAGGCTAATAATCCCGGTGAGTTCATCAACTACTTTGATACTGCTGCTGTGAGCTGGTGGTGGAACCATGCAGCGATGAAAGTGGCGGCAATAGGAGCACGGTTCTTCAAAACAGATGAAGGCAGTGCCTTTGGTGCGCTGGCCAATGAAAGTGCGAAGACTGGTCCCGGTGGCCCTGAAGCACAGCGATTACATAATGTATTTCCCATAGCATATGCGAAGGCGGCGTACGAACAGTTTGGGGCTTACAACCAGCTGCGTGGTTTGAACCAGACCCGCGAAGGGTATGCGGGTATTCAGCGATTCCCTTTCATCTTTGCGGGTGACTGGCCCAGTCAATGGCAGTACTTTGGTCCTGTGATCAAAGCAGGTTTGAATATAGGAGTATCTGGCGTAGGTTACTGGGCGCATTGTATGGGTGGTTTTGAGCAACCTGCAGATCCTGAGTTGTATATTCGCTGGGTGCAGTTTGGTATGCTGAGTCCTGTCGCTTTATTATTCGGGATGGATCATCCTGGTTATAAAGAACCCTGGCGCTATGGGAAGGAGGCGACGGATATTTTTAAGCAATATGATGAACTGAGATATAGTCTGCTGCCTTACCTTTATAGCGCCAGCTATCATCAGTATAAAACAGGTACGCCCATTATGCAGGCCCTTGTACTGGCATACCAGGATGATGTGAATGTATACAACATCACAGATCAATACCTATTAGGAGAGCATATCATGGTATGTCCAGTGACGGAAAAAGGCGCTGCAACAAGAGTTGTTTATCTGCCAAAAGGCGAATGGATCGACTACTGGACAGGCAAACATTACGATGGTAAAAGTTACCTGAATGCCGTATGCCCGCTCGACAAAGTACCTATCTTCATCAAAGCAGGCGGTATTATCCCGAAACAACAGGTTGTACAGTACGTAGGCCAGCGTGTGATAGACAACGTGATACTGGAAGTTTACCCGGGCATAGGCAGTACCGACCTATATACTGATGATGGCAAAAGCCTGCAATACCAGCAGGGGATCTGTTCCATTACCCACATAGATCAGCGGACAGAGAATGGCGGCTGCCGCATACACATCAGTGCTCCTGAAGGGAAATATAATTCTCCCACCAAAACCTTTACCCTCAGGGTGCATGTAGAGAAAGCTCCTGCCAATGGCAAAGGAAAATACGATGCTACCCATCAGGTATATACGATTGAAGGCATCGATGCTACCAAAGAAAATACGATAGTCATCAACTGA
- a CDS encoding sialate O-acetylesterase encodes MKQTGLIALLLGCMLSAKSQTISLKGEWQFTTDSAGQWSTVKLPGSMLENNKGEEVSVNTRWTGSIYDSSWYFNPEMAKYRVPGNIKFPFWLTPAKTYVGPAWYKKVVDIPAEYADRRITFTMERPHWETVVYVDGQRAGMQNSMSAPHVYVLSGLLSPGRHTILVRIDNRIKEINVGPDSHSLTDHTQGNWNGTIGKLELNAGGMVWMEDVQVYPDVKHHIARLKLLIGKKGNSPVAGQFLITAKSENIKAPLKEIPLKEVPFQLSKDTTAIVIDYPMGNDVLLWDEFHPDLYDLKIQMKPVEGEASTKNVTFGMREFKIADTRFFINGKPVFLRGTVDNAVFPLTGYPPMDEASWIRIFQKAKSYGLNHMRFHSWCPPEAAFSAADKVGFYLQPEGPSWANHGTSLGDGLPVDQYIYDETNRIAKAYGNYASFCMLAYGNEPKGGHQVDYLTQFIAYWKEKDSRRVYTGASVGNSWPLVPDNEYMVKAGARGLRWSTLPGSDFDYYDRIRDFHVPYVSHEMGQWCVYPDFTEISKYAGVYKAKNFEIFRDQLTAHHMGAQAHDFFMASGKLQVLCYKAEIEAALRTPGLAGIQLLSINDYPGQGTALVGVLDPFWNDKPYISDKEWRHFCSPTVLLARIKKFVYTSNDTLHAAISVTNFGEKALSATHPLWKVKDKTGKILQQGTFPVTDIPLGDNIPLGDLHLPLKFTGNISVEISLDGTEISNSWQLWVYTPTLDISEKGIYVCDTLDAAAQKVLQDGGKVLLLAAGKVQQGKEVVQSFTPVFWNTSWFKMRPPHTLGILCNPTHPVFADFPTDYYSNYQWWELVNNTQVMELSDFPATLTPLVQNIDTWFLNRRLGMIVEAKVGKGRLIISSIDLNKEGIVTRQLKYSLLKYMQSANFKPAVDVKLPVIQELFRPGASKKVNLYTKDSPDELKPTALRLPAVVGDHMVLQQNADVNIWGWGIAGDKVTIRNSWDNKTIATTVGKDGRWQAVLPTAKAGGPYTLAINNIRLSDIYLGEVWLCSGQSNMDMTVAREDRYWCGVYNEAAEVAAANYPLIRVFDTDFTPTDTIQTDVKGKWEICSPATVGHFSAAAYFFARHLQQQLQVPIGLLTTAYGGSTAEAWVSRKELAAHNFQYLLDAYAQKKAVYDTSFVARAKYKTAMERWNADAAIAKAEHKDPPRNPKDPDPEHDQHSPAVLYNGMVAPLIPYTIKGAIWYQGESNANNPNIYRSLMETLVTSWRAEWHQGDFPFYYVQLANYGKPDSLPVRENGTVLIRQAQLENLSIPNSGMAVAIDNANPEDPGNIHPKNKQEIGLRLALIADAKVYHKEVAYSGPVFSKMEVQGKQIRLYFEHTDGGLMAKGDTLKGFAIAGADQHFVFANARIDGNTVIVSAPAISKPTIVRYGWAGNPATNLYNKAGLPASPFKTD; translated from the coding sequence ATGAAACAAACAGGATTGATAGCACTGCTGCTAGGCTGTATGCTGTCTGCAAAATCACAAACGATTTCCCTGAAGGGAGAATGGCAGTTCACCACCGACTCTGCCGGACAATGGAGTACCGTAAAATTGCCGGGCTCTATGCTGGAAAATAATAAAGGGGAGGAGGTGTCGGTGAATACACGGTGGACAGGGAGTATCTATGATAGCTCCTGGTACTTCAATCCTGAAATGGCGAAATACCGGGTGCCGGGGAATATTAAGTTTCCATTCTGGCTCACGCCGGCGAAGACGTATGTAGGGCCGGCATGGTATAAGAAGGTGGTGGATATTCCGGCAGAATACGCGGATCGCAGAATTACATTTACGATGGAAAGGCCGCACTGGGAAACAGTGGTGTATGTAGATGGACAACGGGCCGGGATGCAGAATAGTATGAGTGCACCGCATGTGTATGTTCTGTCCGGGTTATTAAGTCCGGGGAGGCATACGATATTAGTGCGGATTGATAATAGGATTAAGGAGATTAATGTAGGGCCGGATTCACATAGTCTGACGGATCATACGCAGGGGAATTGGAATGGAACGATTGGGAAGTTGGAGTTGAATGCGGGAGGGATGGTGTGGATGGAGGATGTGCAGGTGTATCCGGATGTGAAGCATCATATTGCCAGGTTGAAATTGTTAATTGGCAAAAAGGGAAATTCACCTGTAGCTGGTCAATTTTTAATTACAGCAAAGAGTGAAAATATTAAAGCCCCTTTGAAGGAAATTCCATTAAAAGAAGTTCCTTTTCAACTGAGTAAAGATACCACTGCTATTGTGATTGATTATCCAATGGGCAATGATGTATTATTGTGGGATGAGTTCCATCCTGATCTGTATGATTTAAAGATTCAAATGAAACCTGTTGAAGGAGAAGCCAGTACTAAAAATGTCACCTTCGGTATGCGGGAATTCAAAATTGCAGATACCCGGTTTTTCATAAACGGGAAACCTGTATTTCTGCGTGGCACAGTAGACAATGCTGTCTTTCCTTTAACAGGCTATCCACCTATGGATGAAGCAAGTTGGATACGCATCTTTCAGAAAGCAAAATCATACGGCCTCAATCACATGCGCTTTCATTCCTGGTGCCCACCAGAAGCCGCTTTCAGTGCAGCAGACAAAGTTGGTTTTTACCTGCAACCGGAAGGGCCCAGCTGGGCGAACCATGGTACTTCTTTAGGAGATGGCTTACCTGTAGATCAATATATTTATGATGAGACGAACCGAATTGCAAAAGCATATGGTAACTACGCCTCTTTTTGTATGCTGGCGTATGGCAATGAACCTAAAGGTGGTCACCAGGTAGATTACCTCACACAGTTTATTGCTTATTGGAAAGAGAAGGATAGCAGAAGGGTATATACTGGCGCTTCTGTAGGTAATAGCTGGCCATTGGTGCCGGATAATGAATACATGGTGAAGGCCGGCGCCCGTGGTTTACGCTGGTCCACTTTGCCGGGTAGTGATTTTGATTACTATGATCGCATCAGGGATTTTCATGTGCCTTATGTGAGTCATGAAATGGGGCAGTGGTGTGTATATCCCGACTTTACTGAAATATCTAAATATGCAGGTGTATACAAAGCAAAGAACTTTGAGATATTCCGTGATCAGCTCACAGCGCATCATATGGGTGCGCAGGCACATGATTTCTTTATGGCTTCCGGAAAATTGCAGGTGTTATGTTATAAAGCAGAAATAGAGGCAGCTTTACGTACACCGGGTTTAGCGGGTATTCAGTTATTATCCATCAATGATTATCCGGGACAGGGTACCGCATTGGTAGGTGTATTGGATCCGTTCTGGAATGATAAGCCTTATATCAGTGACAAAGAATGGCGGCACTTTTGTAGTCCGACAGTACTGCTGGCGAGGATAAAGAAATTTGTATACACCAGTAACGATACTTTGCATGCAGCTATATCTGTAACGAACTTTGGAGAGAAAGCCTTATCGGCGACGCACCCTCTCTGGAAGGTAAAAGACAAAACCGGTAAGATATTGCAGCAAGGTACATTCCCGGTCACAGATATTCCATTGGGTGATAATATCCCTTTAGGTGATTTACATCTGCCTTTAAAATTTACAGGAAATATCAGTGTGGAAATTAGTCTCGATGGTACGGAAATCAGCAACAGCTGGCAGTTATGGGTATATACGCCTACATTGGATATTTCTGAAAAAGGTATTTATGTTTGCGATACATTGGATGCTGCTGCACAAAAGGTATTGCAGGATGGTGGAAAGGTATTGTTGCTGGCAGCAGGAAAGGTACAACAGGGCAAAGAGGTAGTACAGAGTTTTACACCTGTATTCTGGAATACCTCCTGGTTCAAGATGCGCCCGCCACATACATTAGGCATCTTATGTAATCCTACACATCCTGTATTTGCAGATTTTCCTACAGACTATTATAGCAACTATCAATGGTGGGAGCTGGTGAATAATACACAGGTCATGGAGCTGTCTGACTTCCCTGCTACTTTGACACCATTGGTACAGAATATAGATACCTGGTTCCTGAACAGGCGATTGGGAATGATCGTGGAAGCGAAAGTAGGGAAGGGAAGATTGATCATCAGTAGTATTGATCTGAATAAAGAAGGAATAGTCACCCGCCAGCTGAAGTATAGTTTATTGAAGTATATGCAGTCTGCCAACTTCAAACCAGCTGTAGATGTGAAGCTGCCTGTGATACAGGAATTGTTCAGACCGGGTGCATCAAAGAAAGTAAACCTGTATACGAAGGATAGTCCGGATGAATTGAAGCCTACTGCTTTACGGTTACCTGCCGTAGTAGGCGATCACATGGTATTACAGCAAAATGCGGATGTAAACATATGGGGATGGGGCATAGCTGGTGATAAGGTGACAATCCGGAATAGCTGGGATAATAAAACTATTGCGACCACGGTGGGTAAAGATGGCCGCTGGCAGGCAGTACTGCCTACTGCCAAAGCAGGGGGGCCGTATACACTGGCGATAAATAATATACGGTTATCTGATATTTATTTGGGGGAAGTGTGGTTGTGTTCCGGGCAATCAAATATGGATATGACGGTAGCACGCGAGGATCGCTATTGGTGTGGCGTGTACAATGAAGCAGCGGAAGTTGCGGCAGCCAATTACCCATTGATCCGTGTTTTTGATACCGACTTTACGCCAACTGATACCATTCAAACGGATGTAAAAGGCAAGTGGGAAATTTGTTCACCGGCTACAGTAGGTCACTTCTCTGCCGCCGCGTATTTCTTTGCAAGGCATTTGCAACAGCAGCTGCAGGTACCGATAGGTTTGCTCACCACTGCTTATGGTGGCAGTACGGCAGAAGCGTGGGTAAGTAGAAAAGAATTAGCTGCCCATAACTTCCAGTATTTATTAGATGCGTATGCGCAGAAAAAGGCCGTGTATGATACCAGCTTTGTAGCGCGTGCAAAATATAAAACAGCGATGGAGCGCTGGAATGCAGATGCGGCTATCGCAAAGGCGGAGCATAAAGATCCTCCCCGGAATCCAAAAGATCCTGACCCTGAGCACGATCAGCATAGTCCTGCTGTATTGTACAATGGGATGGTAGCGCCATTGATACCTTATACCATTAAAGGAGCTATCTGGTACCAGGGAGAGTCCAATGCCAACAATCCAAACATATACCGCTCTTTGATGGAGACATTGGTAACCAGTTGGAGAGCTGAGTGGCATCAGGGAGATTTTCCTTTCTATTATGTGCAGTTAGCGAACTATGGCAAACCAGATTCATTGCCTGTGAGAGAAAATGGAACCGTGTTGATCAGACAGGCACAGCTGGAAAATTTAAGCATTCCAAATAGTGGGATGGCAGTGGCGATAGATAATGCGAATCCGGAAGATCCGGGGAATATACATCCGAAGAATAAGCAGGAGATAGGGTTGCGGTTAGCGTTAATTGCTGATGCAAAAGTGTATCATAAAGAGGTGGCCTATAGTGGCCCGGTATTTTCAAAAATGGAAGTACAGGGCAAACAGATCAGGTTATATTTTGAACATACAGATGGAGGGCTGATGGCAAAAGGTGATACATTGAAAGGGTTTGCGATAGCAGGTGCAGATCAGCATTTTGTATTTGCAAATGCACGGATTGATGGGAATACGGTGATTGTATCAGCACCAGCGATTTCAAAACCCACAATAGTAAGATATGGATGGGCCGGCAACCCTGCCACAAATTTATATAACAAGGCAGGTTTGCCTGCGAGTCCGTTCAAAACAGATTAA
- a CDS encoding TonB-dependent receptor translates to MKQILLLAALLLLGQCLHAAFAPVTGQIVDDADQTPLIGVSVKVKNTNKGTTTNAEGQFTLDVPDNIVLVISYVGYEPKEVTVSGPHLTIRLSKANKGLNEVVVIGYGSVAKKNLVGAVASIGETQIKDRPITRIDQALAAQMPGVQVQSITGTPGAALQIRVRGAASVSGSNDPLYIVDGVPVDDLGDIDPATIQSVDVLKDASAAAIYGARGSNGVVLITTKKGQTGKPIIAFSATYARQAPEKLVAMMSPTEWIQFKKDIIDSSWVALGRTKGKSYTASDNMDFRASELGGTVANTHDLANTTYMYDPYWAYGTDSLDYVNWQDEFFRPAWMQKYNLSASGGNENVTYLLSGEYMDQDGMAVNTGYKRYTFRSNMEIKVSERVKVGLQLSPSISWTDGAGIDGRSGIGPSVAGTAPIQEKGVGVHSGAITSDAYRWVADQISPVEVMEKTMNKTELTKLLSQMYINAALAKGLRLNLTGAWNSSSSDYKYYQPTSVTSARRTATEGSQSTATRKTARTQYYLFQALLTYDKQLGKHGFNFIAGASTENNNAANTAQTNKVFANDNLYTFDQGSSTVTTSSTTESKRTLASFFGRVNYNFNSRYLLSVSFRQDGSSRFGEDSRWGAFPAASIGWRISDENFMSGLRHILSDLKIRYSWGIAGNDRIGGDYPSIGLVSSTNYVFGETQAQSTGFSVTSITNPNLRWEKTTSNDIGFDASILNDRFALSFDYYDKITRDLLLSVPVARATGFTKENSNIGSVRNWGYEINLNSRNIRGKDFSWETAFNFSWNKNKVVQLNNDNTPIYTGWENTVKIAVGRPLYTYVLYDAIGVYQTEEQLKNLPKRSSTIIGDPVYRDVNKDGTIDANDMTEVGHPNPNYTWGMTNRFSYKRFDLSLLFQGQWGNQIFSMFGRNIDRPTTGLGNYNAKQVWVNRFRSVSEPGDGKTPRIDASTASLYDTRWLYTGAFYKIKNLTIGYTFRPGFVKGIRNARLYFSADNLWMHDNYSGGYSPEAFQSDYLSDWSSYPTARTYSMGINIGL, encoded by the coding sequence ATGAAACAAATTTTATTATTGGCAGCTTTGCTCCTCCTCGGGCAATGCCTCCATGCCGCATTCGCCCCGGTCACAGGACAAATCGTGGACGATGCCGATCAGACACCATTAATTGGTGTGAGTGTAAAGGTGAAAAACACCAATAAAGGGACTACCACCAATGCAGAGGGACAATTCACGCTCGATGTACCAGACAATATCGTACTCGTCATTTCTTACGTCGGCTATGAACCTAAAGAAGTTACTGTGAGTGGTCCACACCTCACCATTCGTTTATCAAAAGCAAACAAAGGATTGAATGAAGTCGTCGTAATTGGTTACGGCAGCGTCGCCAAAAAGAACCTGGTAGGTGCCGTCGCTTCCATCGGTGAAACCCAGATCAAAGATCGCCCCATCACCCGCATCGACCAGGCACTCGCCGCTCAGATGCCCGGCGTACAGGTTCAATCCATTACAGGTACACCCGGTGCGGCACTACAGATCAGGGTAAGAGGCGCCGCCTCCGTATCCGGCAGCAATGATCCTTTGTACATTGTAGATGGGGTACCCGTTGATGACCTGGGCGATATCGATCCTGCTACCATACAATCTGTAGATGTGCTCAAAGACGCATCGGCTGCTGCGATATACGGCGCCAGAGGCTCAAACGGTGTAGTGCTCATCACTACCAAAAAAGGGCAGACAGGAAAACCCATCATTGCATTCTCCGCCACCTATGCCAGGCAGGCACCTGAAAAGTTAGTCGCCATGATGTCGCCCACAGAATGGATCCAATTCAAAAAAGACATTATCGACTCTTCCTGGGTCGCCCTTGGCAGAACAAAAGGAAAGAGCTATACGGCCAGTGATAACATGGATTTTCGTGCCTCCGAATTAGGTGGCACCGTTGCGAACACACATGATCTGGCCAACACCACTTATATGTATGATCCTTACTGGGCGTACGGTACAGATAGTCTCGATTATGTGAACTGGCAGGATGAATTTTTCAGGCCGGCCTGGATGCAGAAGTACAACCTCTCTGCCTCAGGAGGTAATGAAAATGTAACGTACCTCTTATCTGGCGAATACATGGATCAGGATGGGATGGCGGTAAACACTGGTTACAAACGTTACACCTTCCGTTCCAACATGGAAATTAAGGTAAGCGAACGGGTGAAAGTCGGACTGCAATTATCACCTTCCATTTCATGGACAGATGGTGCAGGCATCGATGGCCGTAGTGGTATTGGTCCATCTGTAGCTGGTACAGCACCCATACAGGAGAAGGGCGTCGGTGTACACTCCGGTGCTATCACCTCTGATGCTTATCGCTGGGTAGCAGACCAGATCAGCCCTGTAGAAGTGATGGAAAAAACGATGAACAAAACAGAGCTGACAAAGTTACTCTCTCAAATGTATATCAATGCGGCATTGGCAAAAGGCCTTCGCCTGAACCTGACCGGTGCCTGGAACAGCAGTAGCAGTGATTACAAATATTACCAGCCAACCTCCGTGACATCTGCCAGGAGAACTGCTACTGAAGGTTCCCAGAGTACAGCCACCCGCAAGACTGCCCGTACACAATACTACCTCTTTCAGGCATTGCTCACCTACGATAAGCAACTGGGCAAACATGGTTTTAACTTCATAGCCGGTGCAAGTACAGAAAACAATAACGCGGCGAATACTGCACAAACCAACAAGGTATTTGCCAATGATAACCTGTACACTTTTGACCAGGGCTCTTCTACCGTGACTACATCCAGCACGACAGAATCAAAGCGCACACTCGCTTCCTTCTTTGGTCGTGTCAATTACAACTTCAACAGCCGGTATTTATTATCAGTGAGCTTCCGGCAGGATGGTAGTTCCCGCTTTGGCGAAGACTCCCGCTGGGGTGCGTTTCCTGCCGCTTCTATCGGTTGGAGGATCAGTGATGAGAACTTTATGAGTGGCCTGCGACACATCCTGAGTGACCTCAAAATCCGCTACTCCTGGGGGATTGCCGGTAATGACCGCATAGGAGGTGATTATCCATCTATCGGCTTAGTGTCCAGCACCAACTACGTATTTGGAGAAACACAGGCACAAAGCACCGGTTTCTCTGTGACCAGCATTACCAATCCTAACCTTAGGTGGGAAAAGACGACCTCCAACGATATCGGCTTCGATGCAAGTATCCTGAATGACCGGTTCGCCCTCTCTTTTGACTATTACGACAAGATCACCAGAGACCTGTTACTAAGCGTACCCGTAGCCCGTGCTACCGGCTTTACAAAGGAAAACTCCAATATCGGTTCTGTCAGGAACTGGGGGTATGAGATCAACCTGAACTCGAGGAACATCCGCGGTAAGGACTTCAGCTGGGAAACGGCCTTCAACTTTTCCTGGAACAAAAACAAGGTTGTACAATTGAACAACGACAACACTCCGATCTACACCGGTTGGGAGAATACGGTAAAAATAGCCGTAGGAAGGCCATTATACACCTATGTGCTCTACGATGCTATAGGTGTATACCAAACGGAAGAACAGCTGAAAAACCTGCCTAAAAGGAGCAGTACGATTATTGGAGACCCTGTATACAGAGACGTGAACAAAGACGGTACGATCGATGCCAATGATATGACAGAAGTGGGCCATCCTAATCCCAACTACACCTGGGGCATGACCAACCGCTTCAGCTACAAGCGCTTTGACCTGTCTCTATTATTTCAGGGACAATGGGGCAACCAGATCTTCAGCATGTTTGGCCGTAACATCGACCGGCCGACCACCGGGCTGGGTAACTACAATGCAAAGCAGGTGTGGGTGAACCGATTCCGTAGCGTGAGTGAACCCGGAGATGGAAAGACACCCCGCATCGATGCATCCACCGCCAGTTTATACGATACCCGGTGGCTCTACACAGGTGCTTTTTACAAGATCAAAAACCTCACCATCGGGTATACTTTCCGCCCGGGTTTTGTAAAAGGTATCCGTAATGCGCGGCTATATTTCAGCGCAGATAACCTCTGGATGCATGACAACTACTCCGGTGGTTATTCTCCTGAAGCATTTCAGTCCGACTACCTGAGTGACTGGTCCAGTTACCCGACCGCACGCACGTACAGCATGGGTATTAATATCGGATTATAA